A stretch of DNA from Patescibacteria group bacterium:
AATTTCTTGCTCATCTGCTTTTGAAAGAATAGCCTGCGCTCGCGTATGTGCATATTGCAAATACGGGCCAGAATCCCCTTCAAATGACAGAGCCTTATTCAAATCAAAAATAATATCTTTTCCTGCAGACTGTTTAAGTATTGAATATTTAAGCGCACCGATTGCAATCTGCTCGGCAACTATTTCTTTGTCTTGAACATCAGTGTCTTTCATTTTTTCAAGTACGCTCTTTGTTATCTGTCCTATCAAACTCTCCGCTGTTATAACATCACCTGTTCGCGATGACATCTTCCCAGACGGTAAGCGCAACATGCCGTGAGAAATATGTATTGTTTTTTCTGCAAGTTCCGGATAAATGAGTTTTATTGCAGAAAGAAGTACTTTGAAATATTCACGTATTTCATTGCCAGTAACGACGATAGATTCATCATATTTATATTTATCGTATTTTATTTTTACCAGTCCAAGCTCTTTCGCTTCGTATGTCGGCAAACCTTCCGAGGTTAAAAATACTCGTGTGTGCAATCCATATTTTTCACCTCTAAACACTATTGCGCCGTCACTTTCTTCAAAAATGTTTCCAACATTTTTCTCTACGATTTTTTTACCAAAAGGCCAAACTTCGCTTTCAAAAAAGTAGTAGTCAAATTTTGTATTTAGCTTCTTATATATTTTTTCAAACTCTTCTAGAGTCGCTTTCCTCCCTTCTTCATACAACATGTTTATTTTTTCGTCGCTTTTTTCATATATGGATTTGTTGAGTGTATCTATTGCATTTTTATTTGTTTTATATTCTTGCGTGCCTATCGTGTATACTTCCCCCCAGCTCGAATTTGGCTTTTGCATTCTCCCCCAGATTGCTTTTGCAACATGTAATCCCACATCACTTTGATAGTTTGCGCGCTTAACTTCGGCACCTGAGAATTCAATGAGTCGTGAGAGTGACTCACCAATAGCATTGCTCATCAAATGTCCAATGTGAAATTCTTTAAATGGATTTGGGTCGGTGTATTCAACCATTATCTTTTTACCTGAAAGACTTTCGTTACTCCCCCATTTTTCTTTTGCACTTAAAATTTCTGCAATGCTGTCTGCAAAAAATTCGTGTGAGAGAAAGAAATTGATAAACCCAGAACCAGCGATTTCGATTTTCTCAATCTCTTGTGGCTTGTTCTCACGTATTTTCTCCGCAATATTCTCTGCCAGCTCTTTTGGACTCTGCTTAGATGTTTTTGCAAGCATCATCGCGATATTACTTGAATAGTCCCCATAGCTTGTGCTCACAGGGTGTTCAAGTTGAATGCCTTCGGCTTTCAAAGAGAGCGAGTCAAGCGCTTTTTGTATTTCTTTTTTTATTAAGTCAGTTGGCATCATTATGTGTCATTCTATCATCAGATAAATACAAACCAAACACCTTGACTGTAAAGCCATAAAACGTTACGGTAACGCAAGTTTAGATCATTACAAAACGAAAATCCACAACATTCTACAGACCAAAGGAGATATCCTATGACATTCTACAAACCCTTTGCAGAGCGGTCACCAGACACACAGTACCGAGACCGACTTCGTCAAATTCTAGACACCGGAGTGCGGGTTGCTGAAACACCACAAGGGATTGGAGCAATTACCTGCTTCGGCGAATTGCCTCCCATGGTATTTGACTTAACGAATGGGGCGCCACTAATCACTGAGCGAAAGATTGGTTTTTGGCGCAAGCCCATTGCTGAAATTATTGCGTTTGTAAACGGTATACGAACACTCGACGGACTTGTATCGTACGGATGTGATTTCTGGGAAGACTATCGAGGTAAAGGAACGAGATTAGGCCTAGAACCTGACGATCTTGGCCCAGGTTCATATGGTGGTGCGTTCCATGATTTTCCAACACCAGACGGTGGTGTATTCAATCAATTCGAGCATGTCATCGAACAAATCAAGAACTACCCATCAATTCGCACACATCTCGTGTCCCCATGGATACCATACTATATTGGCCGCGGCGGGCACCAGAAGGCAGTAGTTTCACCATGTCATGGATGGCTTCATTTCCGTGTTTTTGGTGAAAAACTTTCCATGCGGATGGACCAGCGTTCTGCTGATTTTCCAATCGGAGTTCCATCCAACATGATTCAATATGCAGCACTTCTTCTCATGGTTGCCAAAGTTACTGGACTCCGACCCTGGAAATTCATTCACACTTTCGCTGATGCCCATATATATGAGAATCAAATTCCAAAAGTACGAGAATTGTTGGAGCGTAACCCACGTCGATTTCCTACGCTAAATCTTGTTTCTGATAACACAAATTTATTTGCGTTTGGGAGTGATGATTTTTTAATCGAAGATTACGACCCGCACCCATCGATGCAGATTCCTTACGCACCGTAGTGGATATTGGAAATCATTATTAGGCCGTCTGCTTTGCAGATGGCCTTTCTTCTTTTATACTAAAGAACGTCATGGTTAAAAAAACTAAGAAACAGCGTGTTGATGTCAAAAATTCAATCGGGCGGACACAGTATAAAAAAGTGTTGCAGAAGATTGATTATGACAACGTGTGTCCTTTCTGTCCTAAACACTTTTTCAAATATCACACCCAACCGATTATTCATAAGGGTAAATACTGGTTTGTAACAAAAAATTTTGAACCGTACAAAGGATCTAAAACGCACCTGCTTTTAGTGCATAAAAATCACATTGAACATATTTCTGATTTAAAAAAAGAGGCTTGGTATGAACTATTAGGTCATCTCACATGGGTTAGTAAAAAATTTAAACTTAAGGGCGAAACATTGGTGATGCGTTACGGCGACACTCGTTATAATGGTGCGAGTGTCAATCATTTACACGCACAAATTATTTCAGGAGTTGCACATACAACAAAAAATACAAGGCTAATAAAAACCGTTGTTGGATTTGGAATGCAAAATAAAAAATAAAAAAACCCCTGTCAAATTAACAGGGGTGCGTTCACATGCGCACATGAACGAGTTCAATGTCTCGCGCAAGTAAAACATCTTGGGCGCCAACGAGTGAATATCCTTCTGAATAATACACTCTTTTAATGCCTGAATGTGATAGAGCCTGCGCGCACGGTGGGCATGGAAATGTAGTGATGTAGAGAGACGCTCTTTCAAGACTGATTCCACTTTTAGCCGCAGCCGCAAGAATGCTTATCTCCGTATGAGGTACTGATGACATATCGATTGATTCTCCGGCCTCAAAATGACTTCGCGGATCACCGACAAGATATGGGCTGTGTTCCGATGGTTGGTGCTTATTAAATGCAGTAAACAAAACAGTACCATCTTTTACTACCAGGGCTCCTATTTGTCGCCACCAGTCAGAACTCTGTCTTGAAAGTGCATATGCTCTACCCATAAACTCACGGTCGAGCTCATCACAGCTTACAACTCGGTGCTTCATTGGTGCTGTTTTGGTGTGAACACTGCCCCAGTCCCAACGAAGCCAAACTGATTCAAAATGAATCGGTAAGTTTCGGAAATACTTCTTCGCGAGAGCACGTGAGACATCCTCGTCAGGCATTATAATTTTTATTCCACCCGTAAACAATCCACTGATGTAATCCGATTGGAGCACTTGAACATCGGAAAAGATATCAAGAGCTTTTACCATGATAACGACATCTTCCGGTGTGTTTGCCGGGAGATTTCGCACAAGGCTCGTGTGTTCCTTTATGAGCTCAGAACCCATTACATAAAGTGATCCACCTGCATACTTGCGGAAGAACTCAATGTACCCGCGATGAGGTGAAGGAACATAGGAAACAATTATTTGCTTTGACATTAGCCACCTCCTTCAAAATAAGCTTCGATTGTCTGTTGTACTTTTCCGCCAAGTTCTGTGGCACCATCGATTGATAGACGACGTATACGTGCAGAAGTTGACGTTTCTGCCTGTGGTTCAAGATTCACAAGATCACCACAGTATTTCTTTAATACCTCAACGTCAGGAGGTAGATCCTTCGTCGACGTGGAAATAATTAGTACATTAGGCAGTACAATCTTAAACAGCGTGTTAGCTTTATATTGCGGTGTAACAATATCTACCGCACGTAAATATGCGAGCACGCGGTAACGTTCATCCTCAGGCACAATAGGACGTTTCGGACCTTTGCGCTCACTTGTTAATTTATCTGTATCTACACCAACTACCATGACTACACGCTCGAAATCAGAACAAATCCGTTTTGCTTCCATGTGACCACGTTCTATGTATTTCGCATGACCAATATGGAGGAGGTCCCAGACACCTGTAGTAAATGCAATCGCACATCCCATGTGTCGAAAATTCTCAAGTAATTCCTTAAGCTCCTTATGATCAGAAACAAAACGATCTTCAAAATCACCTGAACCTGTGATGATTCGTGTTGCACGCTTCATCAACAGATTAGGTTCGGTGGGTTTATACGTGCTGTTTTTAACCGCCTTTGTAGCTTTTTTCATAACATTTCTCTCTTTGTAAAGAACTAAACTATCACACAGAATAGCACTTTTTTAAAAAAACAAAAGGCTCAACATTGTTGAGCCTTTTTCTGCTATTGATCCAAAAAAAGAAATATCTGGCAAGATTCATAGAAGTGCTTATCGCACTTCTATGCCTTACAGGAGCTGTGCACTTTTTGGCTATTTTGCTGTAGTGCTTTGCAAAATAGCTCAAAAACTCGATTGAGGTTCTCTACTTCACCTCAATCCCCATTGAGCGGGCGGTGCCTTCAATTATTTTCATTGCCGCTTCGGTGTCATTTGCATTTAAATCCTGCATTTTTTTCTCTGCAATTTCCCGAACTTGCGCTTTGGTTACCGTACCAGCTTTGGTGATCAGATTTTTACCAGAACCTTTGTCTTTACCGAGCGC
This window harbors:
- the argS gene encoding arginine--tRNA ligase; protein product: MMPTDLIKKEIQKALDSLSLKAEGIQLEHPVSTSYGDYSSNIAMMLAKTSKQSPKELAENIAEKIRENKPQEIEKIEIAGSGFINFFLSHEFFADSIAEILSAKEKWGSNESLSGKKIMVEYTDPNPFKEFHIGHLMSNAIGESLSRLIEFSGAEVKRANYQSDVGLHVAKAIWGRMQKPNSSWGEVYTIGTQEYKTNKNAIDTLNKSIYEKSDEKINMLYEEGRKATLEEFEKIYKKLNTKFDYYFFESEVWPFGKKIVEKNVGNIFEESDGAIVFRGEKYGLHTRVFLTSEGLPTYEAKELGLVKIKYDKYKYDESIVVTGNEIREYFKVLLSAIKLIYPELAEKTIHISHGMLRLPSGKMSSRTGDVITAESLIGQITKSVLEKMKDTDVQDKEIVAEQIAIGALKYSILKQSAGKDIIFDLNKALSFEGDSGPYLQYAHTRAQAILSKADEQEIKESTKKRSNVISELEKLLYRFPETIERAQKHREPHYITTYLIELAGAFNSFYAQERIVDAKEHAEYKVALTRAFQITIQNGLWILGIKTPEKM
- the thyA gene encoding thymidylate synthase, with protein sequence MTFYKPFAERSPDTQYRDRLRQILDTGVRVAETPQGIGAITCFGELPPMVFDLTNGAPLITERKIGFWRKPIAEIIAFVNGIRTLDGLVSYGCDFWEDYRGKGTRLGLEPDDLGPGSYGGAFHDFPTPDGGVFNQFEHVIEQIKNYPSIRTHLVSPWIPYYIGRGGHQKAVVSPCHGWLHFRVFGEKLSMRMDQRSADFPIGVPSNMIQYAALLLMVAKVTGLRPWKFIHTFADAHIYENQIPKVRELLERNPRRFPTLNLVSDNTNLFAFGSDDFLIEDYDPHPSMQIPYAP
- a CDS encoding HIT domain-containing protein, which gives rise to MVKKTKKQRVDVKNSIGRTQYKKVLQKIDYDNVCPFCPKHFFKYHTQPIIHKGKYWFVTKNFEPYKGSKTHLLLVHKNHIEHISDLKKEAWYELLGHLTWVSKKFKLKGETLVMRYGDTRYNGASVNHLHAQIISGVAHTTKNTRLIKTVVGFGMQNKK
- a CDS encoding adenylyltransferase/cytidyltransferase family protein, which translates into the protein MKKATKAVKNSTYKPTEPNLLMKRATRIITGSGDFEDRFVSDHKELKELLENFRHMGCAIAFTTGVWDLLHIGHAKYIERGHMEAKRICSDFERVVMVVGVDTDKLTSERKGPKRPIVPEDERYRVLAYLRAVDIVTPQYKANTLFKIVLPNVLIISTSTKDLPPDVEVLKKYCGDLVNLEPQAETSTSARIRRLSIDGATELGGKVQQTIEAYFEGGG